Proteins encoded together in one Microplitis mediator isolate UGA2020A chromosome 7, iyMicMedi2.1, whole genome shotgun sequence window:
- the LOC130670819 gene encoding N-acetylneuraminate 9-O-acetyltransferase, giving the protein MTAAEHFISLVTVASAKKLAAFLVICFIFYHGMIHLIYGSDSCKWLLKEGRYKGDKEWQPYGCMMHHYTQTDSRRCFRYLAFMRHKNHFVFIGDARIRQLCKSFISQFTVDGKGLDFTDVLQAENLNFKDAKLKLEVQFLWRPRLNISMINDFQNWMDGDAPSMIIAGCGAFDILTSNASDTNLYRNYSSGLIKLVRPAEVLAKKGTQFLWMVQDPIVNENLPAYLASIDNKQINICNKAAVEVLMNSKAHLWESSKLIGQGVLEQSPDGYLSSPLSLRHKVQILLNTYCNDYMNFDDGTCCSNLEVTTTLQLVTLLTLMVWIVIGASLWLYKKVCYKEADAFYLRVASEEIGRTVDSNASEGAQNETPQQDFYTLITSLAIFSCILAYFYLCDRTNFFMKENKYYSEFSFWLPLGYILALGLFFTEDCERGPRALNREQTDEWRGLMQSVVLIYHVTGAKNVLPIYMHLRLINSAYLFLSGYGHFCYFWQTGDVSLVRFARVLFRLNLLTVLLCLLMNQPYQFYHFVPLVSFWFLIVYILAWLPPRVHSGSLTEYGSRALFYLALKLLGLVSVITILYMSEVFFEKVFVTRPWKALFVTTDDDIREWWSRWRVDRYSVAFGIAFGGGLLALQRIDHIPGNALTPLIALISLAAYTAFTLLCVSVSECEEIHSYIVFIPIIGYIILRNSSLALRGRYSVLLAGLGKISLETLVGQGHVWLAADTHGVLVLLPRFPVLNLLITSFIFICASHEIHELTLILAQYAVPNDWRLVARNFLVFSAVLVPIGIHDGMF; this is encoded by the exons ATGACTGCAGCTGAGCATTTTATTAGTTTAGTAACTGTAGCAAGCGCGAAAAAACTTGCTGcttttttagttatttgttTTATCTTCTACCATGGGatgatacatctaatttatg GTAGCGATTCCTGTAAATGGTTATTGAAAGAAGGTCGATATAAAGGAGACAAAGAATGGCAACCTTACGGTTGCATGATGCATCACTATACGCAAAC AGACAGCAGAAGGTGTTTCCGATATTTAGCGTTTATGCGCcacaaaaatcattttgtaTTTATCGGAGATGCGCGTATTCGGCAGCTATGCAAATCTTTTATTTCACAGTTTACAGTTGATGGAAAAGGATTAGATTTCACAGATGTACTTCAGGcagagaatttaaattttaaagatgCTAAATTAAAGCTAGAAGTTCAATTTTTATGGCGGCCACGGTTGAATATATCAATGATCAATGATTTTCAAAACTGGATG GATGGAGATGCTCCATCAATGATAATTGCCGGTTGTGGGGCTTTTGATATTCTTACAAGCAATGCAAGTGATActaatttgtatagaaattatAGTTCTGGGCTTATTAAACTCGTTCGACCAGCTGAGGTATTGGCAAAAAAAGGTACGCAGTTTCTCTGGATGGTGCAGGATCCCATagtcaatgaaaatttaccaGCTTATCTTGCTAGTATTGATAACAAACAGATAAATATCTGTAACAAAGCAGCGGTTGaa GTATTGATGAACAGTAAAGCTCATTTATGGGAAAGTAGTAAATTAATAGGGCAAGGAGTCTTAGAACAAAGTCCTGATGGATATTTATCGAGCCCACTTTCTCTACGGCACAAAGtacaaattttgttaaataccTATTGTAATGATTACATGAATTTTGATGACGGAACTTGCTGCAGTAATCTTGAAGTTACAACAACATTACAACTCGTTACTCTTTTGACTCTGATGGTTTGGATTGTAATTGGAGCAAGCTTATGgctttataaaaaagtatgttatAAAGAAGCTGATGCGTTTTATTTAAGAGTTGCCTCTGAAGAAATTGGGAGAACAGTCGATTCGAATGCATCGGAAGGTGCACAAAATGAAACACCCCAACAAGATTTTTATACGTTGATTACATCTTTGGCAatattttcatgtattttagcatatttttacttatgtGATAG aacaaatttttttatgaaagaaaataaatattatagtgAGTTTAGTTTTTGGTTGCCATTGGGATATATTTTGGCTCTAGgtcttttttttactgaagaCTGTGAAAGAGGTCCTCGAGCTCTTAATAGAGAGCAAACAGATGAATGGCGAGGTTTAATGCAGTCAGTCGTGTTAATATATCACGTGACGGgagcaaaaaatgttttgcctatatatatgcacttaagattaattaattctgCGTACTTATTTCTTTCCGGATATGGACATTTTTGCTATTTTTGGCAGACAGGGGATGTTTCACTCGTACGTTTTGCAAGA GTTCTTTTCcgtttaaatttacttaccGTTTTACTCTGCCTTTTAATGAATCAGCCTTACCAGTTTTATCATTTTGTACCACTCgtatctttttggtttttaattGTGTACATTTTAGCTTGGTTACCACCCAGAGTTCACTCAGGAAGTTTAACTGAATATGGTTCGCGtgcattattttatttagcatTGAAGCTTCTAGGACTTGTTTCAGTTATAACTATCCTCTATATGTCCGAG gttttttttgaaaaagtttttgttaCAAGACCTTGGAAAGCTCTTTTCGTAACGACTGATGATGATATCCGGGAGTGGTGGTCTCGTTGGAGAGTTGATAGATACAGTGTGGCTTTTGGGATAGCTTTTGGAGGAGGACTTTTAGCTCTTCAAAGGATTGATCACATTCCCGGCAATGCTCTAACTCCTTTAATAGCGCTTATTTCACTTGCAGCTTACACAGCGTTCACGTTATTATGTGTATCTGTTTCTGAATGCGAAGAAATTCATTCTTACATTGTATTTATACCG aTTATTGGATACATTATATTAAGGAATTCTTCACTCGCTCTAAGAGGAAGGTATTCTGTACTTCTAGCAGGACTTGGGAAAATAAGTTTAGAAACTCTCGTCGGACAAGGACATGTTTGGCTTGCCGCTGACACTCATGGAGTTCTTGTGCTCCTTCCAAGATTTCCAGTTCTTAATTTACTCATTActtctttcatttttatatgtgCTAGTCATGAG attCATGAGTTAACACTTATTCTTGCGCAATATGCGGTGCCCAATGATTGGAGATTAGTGGCTCGTAATTTTTTGGTATTCTCTGCAGTTTTAGTTCCCATTGGTATTCATGATGGAATGTtttga